One genomic region from Euzebya tangerina encodes:
- a CDS encoding ABC transporter permease subunit translates to MSHLPLLRRTVRSERRPLLGWLIGITLLSVVTIGSWPAVEGSTEDFAQVLDNLPDALTAFFGEGIADFSAAGVVGSRLFGSVGLAIFIGYAVSRGARAIAGEEQQGTLELLVTQPRTRTAIAVERVIGMLGLLALLVVVQMVILLVTGPPAGLEFGTAEVVQASAGLFLLAGMFGSLAFTVGAMTGARGLAVAVSAGLALGLFLLTGLGGLVDGLATAAELSPFTRYDGTLALAEGVEAGILVVFALISVAVIAIGVVAFQRRDLS, encoded by the coding sequence ATGAGCCACCTGCCGCTCCTGCGTCGGACCGTCCGCAGCGAGCGGCGTCCACTCCTCGGATGGCTGATCGGCATCACACTGCTGTCCGTCGTCACCATCGGGTCATGGCCGGCCGTCGAAGGGTCCACGGAGGACTTCGCCCAGGTGCTGGACAACCTCCCGGACGCCCTGACCGCCTTCTTCGGAGAGGGGATCGCGGACTTCTCGGCGGCAGGGGTCGTCGGTTCTCGCCTGTTCGGGTCGGTGGGCCTGGCGATCTTCATCGGCTACGCGGTATCGCGGGGCGCCCGGGCCATCGCGGGGGAGGAGCAACAGGGAACCCTGGAACTGCTGGTGACGCAGCCGCGGACGCGGACTGCGATCGCGGTCGAGCGGGTGATCGGCATGCTCGGGCTGCTGGCCCTCCTGGTCGTCGTGCAGATGGTGATCCTGCTGGTCACCGGGCCGCCGGCCGGCCTCGAGTTCGGGACGGCCGAGGTCGTCCAGGCCTCCGCCGGGCTGTTCCTGCTGGCGGGCATGTTCGGGTCACTGGCCTTCACGGTTGGGGCGATGACCGGGGCCCGCGGCCTGGCCGTAGCCGTCAGTGCGGGGCTGGCACTCGGACTGTTCCTGCTGACGGGCCTGGGTGGTCTCGTCGACGGTCTGGCGACGGCCGCGGAACTCAGCCCCTTCACCCGCTACGACGGCACGCTGGCACTGGCTGAGGGTGTGGAGGCTGGCATCCTCGTGGTCTTCGCTCTCATCTCCGTCGCCGTGATCGCGATCGGTGTCGTGGCCTTCCAGCGCCG
- a CDS encoding ABC transporter ATP-binding protein, giving the protein MTAAVIRTEGLTKDYGDGRGVFDLELVVHAGEVVGYLGPNGAGKSTTIRMLLDMVRPTRGRAEVLGVPPAEGVSVRRRIGYVPGELALWSGWTGRQILDFLGAMHRGFEPSRIAGLAERFQLDLDRAISDLSKGNKQKVGLVAAFARRHDLLILDEPTSGLDPLLQVEFQHVVAEAVAEGSAVLLSSHVLSEVEHVADRVGIIRRGHLVDVLDVAELRSRSAQEFDVTFAGEAPGRMDDIEGVEVVLRDGPRARYRVSGSMDAFVKALAAHPVEALRGSDADLEQVFLQYYAESGDTPQAEGAAP; this is encoded by the coding sequence GTGACCGCTGCGGTGATCCGAACGGAGGGGCTGACCAAGGATTACGGGGACGGACGCGGCGTGTTCGACCTCGAGCTCGTCGTCCATGCGGGGGAGGTGGTCGGCTACCTGGGTCCCAACGGAGCTGGCAAGTCCACGACGATCCGCATGCTGCTGGACATGGTTCGACCGACACGTGGACGGGCTGAGGTTCTTGGTGTTCCTCCTGCCGAGGGTGTCTCGGTGCGACGTCGCATCGGCTACGTGCCAGGTGAGTTGGCCCTGTGGTCCGGCTGGACGGGTCGGCAGATCCTCGACTTCCTGGGTGCCATGCACCGGGGCTTCGAGCCGAGCCGGATCGCGGGGCTCGCCGAACGCTTCCAGCTCGATCTTGACCGGGCGATCAGCGATCTGTCGAAGGGCAACAAGCAGAAGGTCGGTCTCGTCGCCGCATTCGCCAGGCGCCACGATCTGCTGATCCTGGACGAGCCGACCTCCGGGCTCGATCCGCTGCTCCAGGTCGAGTTCCAGCACGTGGTGGCCGAGGCGGTCGCCGAGGGTTCAGCCGTCCTGTTGTCCTCCCACGTCCTCAGTGAGGTGGAGCACGTGGCCGATCGCGTCGGAATCATCCGGCGGGGCCACCTGGTCGACGTCCTCGACGTCGCCGAACTGCGGTCCCGATCGGCCCAGGAGTTCGACGTCACCTTCGCGGGGGAGGCACCGGGACGCATGGATGACATCGAGGGTGTCGAGGTGGTGCTCCGCGATGGGCCACGAGCCCGCTACCGGGTCAGCGGGTCCATGGACGCGTTCGTGAAGGCCCTGGCCGCTCACCCGGTTGAGGCGCTCCGGGGGAGCGATGCTGATCTGGAGCAGGTCTTCCTGCAGTACTACGCCGAGAGCGGTGACACGCCTCAGGCTGAGGGGGCTGCACCATGA
- the msrA gene encoding peptide-methionine (S)-S-oxide reductase MsrA: MFKFLSGNKTTMVSKADALPGRDTPIDPGSTHVVLGTPLQGPWPDGMEIIYVAMGCFWGAERIFWKLDGVYSTAVGYMGGWTTNPTYEETCTAQTGHTEAVQVVYDPSTIDVETLMKAFWENHDPTTPNRQGNDVGTQYRSAIYPTTEAQMTAVQASADRYQMALEEAGYGAISTEIKPADEAGDGTFYFAEEYHQGYLHKNPRGYCNHGFCQVGYDLEAHGQTGTGVA, translated from the coding sequence ATGTTCAAGTTCCTCTCTGGCAACAAGACCACCATGGTCAGCAAGGCCGATGCCCTGCCTGGCCGCGACACGCCCATCGACCCCGGCTCGACCCACGTGGTGCTGGGCACGCCCCTCCAGGGGCCGTGGCCCGATGGCATGGAGATCATCTACGTCGCCATGGGCTGCTTCTGGGGAGCCGAGCGGATCTTCTGGAAGCTGGACGGGGTCTACTCCACCGCCGTGGGGTACATGGGTGGTTGGACCACCAACCCCACGTACGAGGAGACCTGCACCGCGCAGACGGGTCACACCGAGGCCGTCCAGGTCGTCTACGACCCGAGCACGATCGACGTCGAGACGTTGATGAAGGCGTTCTGGGAGAACCACGACCCCACCACGCCGAACCGGCAGGGCAACGACGTCGGGACGCAGTACCGCTCGGCCATCTACCCCACCACCGAAGCCCAGATGACGGCCGTCCAGGCCAGTGCCGACCGCTACCAGATGGCCCTCGAGGAGGCCGGGTACGGCGCAATCTCGACCGAGATCAAGCCGGCCGACGAGGCCGGCGACGGCACCTTCTACTTCGCGGAGGAGTACCACCAGGGCTACCTGCACAAGAATCCCCGCGGGTACTGCAACCACGGCTTCTGCCAAGTCGGGTACGACCTCGAAGCGCATGGCCAGACCGGGACCGGGGTGGCCTGA
- a CDS encoding DNA topoisomerase IB codes for MDAGEAFATSLRLRYISGDEPGITRTRRGRGWSYHDPGGGLLQGPDRDRCEALVVPPAWQDVWICETADGHLQARGSDEAGRLQYRYHDRWTEGRRLLNFDRLADIGSRLGAIRKRLDQMLADDRDPERRAVAAMVRLVDTGVARIGGRRSAREFGHFGVSTLTADHVEVDGDTITLAYPGKSGVDREIVIEDQMLADVVADLDAANEEIFVLRDLDGTRRLRASDANALLDEMTRTPVTCKDFRTWGGSAIALEARVEGASEIEAVDAAAEVLGNTRAVARGSYVHPDVITAPVEDLAAAWRASRTSSLYDRRERALLKLLQGTPPLLERWVEKMMASR; via the coding sequence GTGGATGCGGGCGAGGCCTTCGCAACCAGTCTCCGGTTGCGATACATCTCCGGCGATGAGCCAGGCATCACCCGAACCCGCCGGGGCCGTGGCTGGAGCTACCACGACCCCGGTGGAGGGTTGCTGCAGGGCCCCGATCGAGACCGGTGCGAGGCCTTGGTCGTGCCACCGGCGTGGCAGGACGTCTGGATCTGCGAGACCGCAGACGGCCATCTGCAGGCCCGCGGCTCCGACGAGGCCGGTCGACTGCAGTACCGGTATCACGACCGATGGACCGAGGGTCGTCGACTGCTGAACTTCGATCGGCTGGCGGACATCGGCTCACGCTTGGGCGCCATCCGGAAGCGGCTGGACCAGATGTTGGCCGACGACCGTGACCCCGAGCGACGGGCGGTCGCAGCCATGGTGCGTCTGGTCGACACCGGCGTCGCTCGGATCGGCGGACGGCGCTCAGCTCGCGAATTCGGGCACTTCGGCGTCTCGACGCTCACGGCCGACCACGTCGAGGTGGATGGCGACACCATCACGCTCGCCTACCCGGGCAAGTCCGGCGTCGACCGGGAGATCGTCATCGAGGACCAGATGTTGGCGGACGTCGTCGCCGACCTCGATGCCGCGAATGAGGAGATCTTCGTCCTCCGGGATCTGGACGGCACGAGGCGACTGCGAGCGTCGGACGCTAACGCCCTCTTGGACGAGATGACGCGCACACCGGTCACGTGCAAGGACTTCCGGACCTGGGGTGGATCTGCGATCGCGCTCGAAGCTCGGGTCGAGGGTGCCTCAGAGATCGAGGCCGTCGACGCAGCAGCCGAGGTGCTCGGAAACACGCGTGCGGTCGCTCGCGGGAGCTACGTCCACCCGGACGTGATCACGGCCCCTGTCGAGGACCTCGCAGCGGCCTGGCGTGCGTCCCGGACGTCCTCGCTGTACGACCGACGCGAGCGTGCGCTGCTCAAGCTGCTGCAGGGCACACCCCCGCTGCTGGAGCGTTGGGTCGAGAAGATGATGGCCAGCCGCTGA
- a CDS encoding Rho termination factor N-terminal domain-containing protein: protein MATTPKDRINISDLGYATLGAGDALIARARQLAESSDDLPENVTARLTDAIEQLRSALEDAVENVGTETKKRRTEAGKGFEELTARGRLLIERLSADDDLDDVKDDADQTRQGVLAAVTALRNSATNVLSRIKAVGTSATETSESVVEAASSATDTIGKDSDAALQDMTKAELYEMATKRDIEGRSGMNKDELIKALR from the coding sequence ATGGCTACCACTCCCAAGGACCGCATCAACATCTCCGACCTCGGCTACGCCACCCTCGGCGCCGGCGATGCACTCATCGCCCGTGCACGCCAACTGGCCGAGAGCTCCGACGACCTGCCCGAGAACGTCACCGCCCGCCTGACCGATGCCATCGAGCAGCTGCGTTCCGCACTCGAGGACGCCGTCGAGAACGTCGGCACCGAGACCAAGAAGCGCCGCACCGAGGCCGGCAAGGGGTTCGAGGAGCTCACCGCTCGCGGTCGTCTCCTGATCGAGCGCCTGTCCGCCGACGACGACCTGGACGACGTCAAGGACGATGCGGATCAGACCCGGCAGGGTGTTCTGGCCGCCGTCACCGCGCTCCGCAACAGCGCCACCAACGTGCTCAGCCGCATCAAGGCCGTGGGGACGTCCGCGACCGAGACCAGCGAGAGCGTGGTCGAGGCCGCGTCCAGCGCCACCGACACCATCGGCAAGGACAGCGACGCCGCGCTGCAGGACATGACGAAGGCCGAGCTGTACGAGATGGCCACCAAGCGTGACATCGAGGGTCGCTCGGGCATGAACAAGGACGAGCTGATCAAGGCGCTCCGCTAG
- a CDS encoding DsbA family oxidoreductase has translation MLVEIWSDVVCPWCAIGKARFDKALAAFPRAQEVEVAWRSFELDRHAGPSSDAGISYASRLAQKYRTSVDQANVMIDRMTEQAAQEGLTFDFSIANPGNTFDAHRVIHLAADRDRQHQVKARFMQGYLSEGAAISRHEVLVDLATEAGLERDEVEDTLAGEAYADAVRADEAQAMEYGISGVPFFVLDGRIGVSGAQPVEALVAALDKALPAASPLEMAGTDPEAAACGIDGC, from the coding sequence ATGCTGGTTGAGATCTGGTCCGACGTCGTGTGTCCCTGGTGCGCCATCGGCAAGGCCCGCTTCGACAAGGCGCTCGCTGCGTTCCCCCGCGCGCAGGAGGTGGAGGTGGCGTGGCGCAGCTTCGAACTGGACCGCCACGCCGGCCCGAGCAGCGATGCCGGTATCAGTTACGCGTCACGACTGGCGCAGAAGTACCGGACCTCCGTCGATCAGGCCAACGTGATGATCGATCGGATGACCGAGCAGGCCGCCCAGGAAGGGTTGACGTTCGACTTCTCCATCGCGAACCCCGGCAACACCTTCGACGCGCACCGCGTGATCCACCTGGCCGCCGACCGCGATCGTCAACACCAGGTGAAGGCTCGGTTCATGCAGGGCTATCTGTCGGAGGGAGCGGCGATCAGCCGGCACGAGGTCCTGGTCGACCTGGCGACCGAGGCGGGGCTGGAGCGTGACGAGGTCGAGGACACCCTGGCGGGCGAGGCCTACGCCGACGCCGTGAGAGCAGACGAGGCGCAAGCCATGGAGTACGGCATCTCGGGCGTGCCCTTCTTCGTCCTCGACGGACGGATCGGGGTCTCTGGTGCACAACCGGTCGAAGCGCTGGTTGCGGCACTCGACAAGGCGCTTCCCGCCGCGTCACCCCTGGAGATGGCTGGTACCGATCCGGAGGCTGCCGCCTGCGGGATCGACGGCTGCTGA
- the fbaA gene encoding class II fructose-bisphosphate aldolase, producing the protein MPIASPDTYAAMLDTAKSSGYAFPAVNVTSSQTLNAALAGFAEAESDGIVQVSTGGAAYWSGSTKSSMSVGGRAFALFAREVAEQYPVNIALHTDHCPKNHLDNLLKPLLAVSKERVAAGEEPLFQSHMWDGSAVPLAENLEIAKELLAECAAANIVLEIEVGVVGGEEDGVAHEINEKLYTTDQDYLDTVEALGAGENGRYLLAATFGNVHGVYKPGNVKLRPEILEQGQRVVEQHLGLEEGSKPFNLVFHGGSGSEKADIDAAIGHGVVKMNIDTDTQYAFSRPIAGHMFSRYDEVLKVDGEVGNKKAYDPRTWGKAAEASMAQRVVEACQALGSSGKKL; encoded by the coding sequence GTGCCAATTGCATCGCCAGACACCTACGCCGCCATGCTCGATACCGCCAAGTCGAGTGGGTACGCCTTCCCGGCCGTCAACGTCACCTCGTCCCAGACGCTCAATGCCGCGTTGGCCGGCTTCGCGGAGGCCGAGAGCGATGGCATCGTCCAGGTCTCGACCGGTGGGGCGGCCTACTGGTCGGGGTCGACCAAGAGCAGCATGTCCGTGGGTGGCCGAGCGTTCGCCCTCTTCGCGCGCGAGGTCGCCGAGCAGTACCCCGTCAACATCGCCCTCCACACCGACCACTGCCCCAAGAACCACCTCGACAACTTGCTCAAGCCCCTGCTGGCGGTGAGCAAGGAGCGTGTCGCAGCAGGCGAGGAGCCGCTGTTCCAGTCGCACATGTGGGACGGCTCGGCGGTGCCCCTGGCCGAGAACTTGGAGATCGCCAAGGAGTTGCTGGCGGAGTGTGCAGCCGCCAACATCGTCCTCGAGATCGAGGTCGGGGTCGTGGGTGGTGAGGAGGACGGCGTCGCCCACGAGATCAACGAGAAACTCTACACCACCGACCAGGACTACCTGGACACCGTCGAGGCGCTCGGTGCTGGCGAGAACGGCCGGTACCTGCTTGCGGCAACCTTCGGCAACGTCCATGGCGTGTACAAGCCCGGAAACGTCAAGCTGCGGCCCGAGATCCTCGAGCAGGGGCAGCGCGTCGTGGAGCAGCACCTCGGACTGGAGGAGGGCTCGAAGCCCTTCAACCTGGTCTTCCACGGCGGCTCAGGCTCGGAGAAGGCCGACATCGACGCGGCCATCGGTCATGGCGTCGTCAAGATGAACATCGACACCGACACCCAGTACGCCTTCAGCCGGCCGATCGCAGGTCACATGTTCAGCCGGTACGACGAGGTCCTGAAGGTCGACGGGGAGGTCGGCAACAAGAAGGCCTACGACCCACGCACCTGGGGCAAGGCGGCCGAGGCCAGCATGGCCCAGCGGGTCGTCGAAGCCTGTCAGGCACTCGGCTCCTCGGGCAAGAAGCTCTGA
- a CDS encoding cell wall-binding repeat-containing protein, whose translation MRRSLLYALVLILVGSLTVAPLSAQDEEDGEPAAGSAGDTPTDTEVIRLAGDGRAATAAAIALADDTPTDTPTDTPTDTVLIARDDAFPDALVGSVLAGALDAPILLASTSGVPDVTLDAIDQLGATTAVLLGGVAALGPQVESDLGAAGLTVDRLAGDTRLETAQAVVQAADSASETVPGLVGGDLVGLVASANDFPDALVGGAAAAGAGLPLLLVTPEGVPSETAELIEDLDLDGVVILGGTAAVPEAVAIELENLGVDVSRLAGDTRQATAAAVANWTVDTLNWRPTGAVLARPDDFPDALAAAPFAGDINAPILLAGSDDAAEVLGSVSGCTVTTLYVAGGELAVSDADAQAAAEAAGSSDACGMDVRAFPQQAVVPVGADYTVTADLLDRERMEFTQTTDLQATFTVSADTFSVGVATPTIGQTTVPMSDAGTAAATFTSNSPGLVVVEVCGSGADGDEVCDTTAVRFTARYAAEIEGQIGYVDIIDGRVCVAATPATIPSVTFVGPDREYSFDGSTGCADAAGLTSAVVDANPDDYGFVLGTTPAGPVVPIGNDYREWSPTEAPPLMESDATVSGVDLLASLPETNGSTALNFMTAGGLDIMVANGQYGLKLYDMADPTAPVLLDAFIMPDFWQNEDVDLDDDRDLVFLSRDPRAFDGTTDDGVAGLYIFDVSDPTDIVRIGFHELPAGHTASCVPTEDAACDFLWSGGPATGLHQPSDWGGRPVFVTDVRDPAKPFTYPQPLLTEQNDGITDYAHDVQVDADNVAWVSSRGGVYGFHTMGEHTDPLTGMTRQATPTDPIPVAGGGLRDADAPSRFMHNSYRPVGETADEGADLEAGGYDEGELLYITEEAFSTACESDGRLLIASLDGSESGDGFISTPEDPFRLETVGIWSPINAEGPSEGLFCSAHYFEVQDSVLVQSWYSQGTRFLDVSDPANPRQIAYYRPNAGVSFAPYFYEDYVIVADFTRGIEILELNDDAAAAQAGSDEVLAPTLPAMSFADHQALGTAMASPDAWAADAVYGYSCAIPLDL comes from the coding sequence ATGCGCCGCTCCTTGCTCTACGCCCTGGTCCTGATCCTGGTCGGATCACTGACCGTGGCACCCCTCTCCGCACAGGACGAGGAGGATGGTGAGCCCGCGGCTGGTTCGGCTGGCGACACGCCCACCGACACCGAGGTCATCCGGTTGGCCGGTGATGGTCGGGCCGCCACGGCCGCTGCGATCGCCTTGGCTGACGACACTCCAACCGACACGCCGACAGACACCCCGACGGACACCGTCCTGATCGCCCGCGATGACGCGTTCCCGGATGCGCTGGTTGGCTCGGTCCTCGCGGGAGCACTGGACGCACCCATCCTGCTGGCGTCGACGTCAGGCGTTCCGGACGTGACCCTGGACGCGATCGATCAGCTGGGTGCGACCACCGCCGTGCTCCTCGGTGGTGTAGCCGCCCTCGGCCCCCAGGTTGAGTCTGACCTCGGCGCGGCTGGCCTGACCGTGGACCGGTTGGCCGGCGACACGCGACTCGAGACCGCTCAGGCCGTGGTCCAAGCGGCCGACTCGGCCAGTGAGACGGTTCCGGGATTGGTCGGCGGTGACCTGGTCGGGTTGGTGGCGAGCGCGAATGACTTCCCCGACGCGCTCGTTGGTGGGGCTGCCGCTGCGGGAGCTGGACTACCGCTTCTCCTGGTCACACCCGAGGGTGTTCCGAGCGAGACGGCTGAGCTGATCGAGGACCTCGACCTCGATGGCGTGGTCATACTCGGCGGCACAGCTGCCGTCCCGGAAGCGGTTGCCATCGAGCTGGAGAACCTGGGTGTCGATGTGAGCCGCCTGGCCGGCGACACCCGCCAAGCCACCGCCGCAGCCGTCGCCAACTGGACCGTGGACACCCTGAACTGGCGGCCGACGGGCGCCGTGCTGGCCCGGCCTGACGACTTCCCCGACGCGCTGGCTGCGGCACCGTTCGCCGGAGACATCAACGCACCGATCCTGTTGGCCGGATCGGACGACGCGGCCGAAGTCCTGGGGTCGGTGAGCGGCTGCACCGTGACGACGCTCTACGTCGCCGGTGGAGAGCTCGCGGTCAGTGATGCCGATGCCCAGGCGGCGGCCGAGGCGGCCGGATCGAGCGATGCCTGCGGCATGGACGTCCGCGCCTTCCCGCAGCAGGCCGTGGTGCCGGTAGGTGCCGACTACACCGTGACGGCGGACCTCTTGGACCGCGAGCGGATGGAGTTCACGCAGACCACGGACCTCCAGGCCACCTTCACGGTCAGCGCTGACACCTTCAGCGTCGGCGTCGCGACACCCACGATCGGGCAGACGACCGTGCCCATGTCGGATGCCGGCACCGCGGCGGCCACCTTCACCTCCAACTCACCCGGGTTGGTCGTGGTCGAGGTCTGCGGCTCAGGCGCAGACGGCGATGAGGTCTGTGACACGACGGCCGTCCGCTTCACCGCACGGTACGCCGCTGAGATCGAAGGCCAGATCGGCTACGTCGACATCATCGACGGACGCGTGTGCGTCGCGGCAACGCCCGCCACCATTCCGTCAGTGACGTTCGTCGGTCCCGACCGCGAGTACAGCTTCGACGGCTCGACCGGGTGCGCCGATGCGGCCGGTCTGACGTCCGCGGTGGTTGATGCCAACCCGGATGACTATGGCTTCGTGCTCGGCACCACCCCCGCCGGTCCTGTCGTGCCCATCGGCAACGACTACCGGGAGTGGAGCCCGACCGAGGCTCCGCCGCTGATGGAGAGCGATGCAACGGTCAGCGGAGTCGACTTGCTGGCCAGCCTTCCCGAGACCAACGGCTCCACAGCCCTCAACTTCATGACGGCTGGTGGGCTGGACATCATGGTCGCCAACGGGCAGTACGGGCTGAAGCTGTACGACATGGCTGACCCGACGGCACCGGTGCTGCTGGATGCGTTCATCATGCCCGACTTCTGGCAGAACGAGGACGTCGACCTCGATGACGACCGAGACCTCGTGTTCCTCTCCCGCGACCCCCGCGCGTTCGACGGCACCACTGATGACGGCGTGGCCGGCCTGTACATCTTCGACGTGTCCGATCCAACCGACATCGTGCGGATCGGCTTCCACGAGCTCCCAGCCGGCCACACGGCATCGTGTGTCCCCACCGAAGACGCAGCCTGCGACTTCCTCTGGTCTGGTGGTCCGGCGACGGGTTTGCACCAGCCCAGCGATTGGGGCGGCCGGCCGGTCTTCGTGACCGACGTCAGAGACCCGGCCAAGCCCTTCACCTATCCCCAGCCCCTTCTCACTGAGCAGAACGACGGGATCACCGACTACGCACACGACGTCCAGGTGGACGCTGACAACGTCGCCTGGGTCTCCTCCCGAGGCGGTGTGTACGGCTTCCACACGATGGGGGAGCACACCGATCCCCTGACCGGCATGACCCGTCAGGCCACCCCGACGGACCCGATTCCTGTGGCTGGTGGCGGCCTCCGTGACGCCGACGCCCCCTCGCGCTTCATGCACAACTCCTACCGACCGGTCGGCGAGACCGCCGACGAGGGAGCTGACCTCGAGGCCGGGGGCTACGACGAGGGCGAGTTGCTCTACATCACCGAAGAGGCCTTCTCGACCGCGTGTGAGAGCGACGGTCGCCTACTGATCGCGAGCCTGGATGGCAGCGAGTCGGGCGATGGGTTCATCTCGACACCGGAGGATCCCTTCCGCCTTGAGACAGTCGGGATCTGGTCACCGATCAACGCAGAAGGGCCGTCGGAGGGTCTGTTCTGCAGCGCTCACTACTTCGAGGTGCAGGACTCGGTCCTGGTGCAGTCCTGGTACTCCCAGGGCACCCGGTTCCTCGACGTCTCCGATCCGGCCAACCCGCGACAGATCGCCTACTACCGACCGAACGCCGGAGTCAGCTTCGCACCGTACTTCTACGAGGACTATGTGATCGTCGCGGACTTCACCCGGGGGATCGAGATCCTGGAATTGAACGACGATGCCGCGGCAGCGCAGGCCGGCTCGGACGAGGTCCTTGCCCCGACGTTGCCGGCCATGAGCTTCGCCGATCACCAGGCTCTGGGGACTGCGATGGCCAGTCCAGACGCGTGGGCGGCTGACGCGGTGTACGGCTACTCCTGCGCCATCCCGTTGGACCTGTAG
- a CDS encoding TetR/AcrR family transcriptional regulator, with amino-acid sequence MADKTQYHHGDLPTALMDAVEAIVVDEGVQAVSLRKAARRVGVSHAAPAHHFGDLTGLLAAVAMRAHDRLAHDLITALESAGESATATDRIAAAGLAYMQFGAANPGVFQIMFRKDVLHDDADLESPEKRSLQVLVEEIARSLGTDDLQDPDVWDIAISLWSIVHGATAIYLNGVPDPAGSYDTVEVMHQQIGTLIVPGLEGHPRWGRQRA; translated from the coding sequence ATGGCCGACAAGACCCAGTACCACCACGGCGATCTGCCGACGGCGTTGATGGACGCGGTTGAGGCGATCGTGGTCGACGAGGGCGTCCAAGCCGTCTCGCTCCGCAAGGCGGCCAGGCGGGTCGGCGTCTCCCACGCCGCCCCCGCGCACCACTTCGGCGACCTGACCGGCTTGTTGGCCGCCGTAGCCATGCGGGCGCACGACCGTCTGGCGCACGATCTGATCACCGCACTCGAGTCGGCCGGCGAGTCAGCCACGGCCACTGACCGCATCGCGGCCGCGGGGCTTGCCTACATGCAGTTCGGCGCGGCCAACCCCGGCGTCTTCCAGATCATGTTCCGGAAGGACGTCCTGCACGATGACGCCGACTTGGAATCCCCGGAGAAGCGGTCACTCCAGGTATTGGTCGAAGAGATCGCCCGGTCGCTCGGGACCGACGACCTGCAGGATCCGGACGTCTGGGACATCGCGATCTCGCTGTGGTCGATCGTCCACGGCGCAACGGCGATCTACCTGAACGGGGTCCCAGATCCGGCGGGATCGTACGACACGGTCGAGGTGATGCACCAGCAGATCGGGACCTTGATCGTTCCTGGGTTGGAGGGCCATCCGCGCTGGGGCCGCCAGCGCGCCTGA